The window ATAACTCCCCTGTAGACTTGCAGGACTTGTTGCTTCGCTTAACGTTCGATAATATATGTGGGCTTACCTTTGGTAAGGATCCTGAAACGCTTTCCCCCGAGTTACCTGATAACCCGTTTTCCGTCGCGTTCGACTCGGCCACTGAGGCGACTATGCAGAGGCTACTCTATCCGAGTCTGTTCTGGAGATTAAAGAAAGCTTTAGGGATCGGATCAGAGAAGGTACTGAAGGAGAGCCTCAGAATAGTGGAAAATTACATGATGGAGGCCATCATAGCACGTAAAGAAGCACCGTCGGATGATTTGCTCTCACGTTTCCTCGAGAAAAAAGACATCGACGGCAACTTCTTCCCAAGCTCGGTTCTAAGTTTTATTGCTCTCAACTTCGTTCTTGCTGGCCGAGACACGTCATCCGTTGCACTAAGTTGGTTTTTCTGGTTGCTCATGTCTCACCCGCTAGTGGAGGAGAAGATCATCAACGAGATATCGACGGTCCTTAGGAAGACACGTGGTGAGGATCAACATAAATGGGTGGAAGAGCCGCTGGGATTCGATGAAGTGGATCAACTTGTCTATCTTAAAGCAGCGCTGTCCGAGACGCTTCGGTTGTACCCGTCCGTGCCGGAGGACTCCAAGTATGTCTTATCGGATGATTTCTTACCGGACGGAACGGTTGTTCCGGCAGGTTCGACGATTACTTACTCGATTTACTCGGTGGGGAGGATGAAAGCCATATGGGGAGATGATTGCTTGGAGTTTCGGCCGGAACGGTGGATCTCATCGGATGGGGACCGGTACGAAACACCGAAAGAGGGTTATAAGTACGTGGCGTTTAATGCGGGACCTAGGACTTGCTTGGGGAA is drawn from Telopea speciosissima isolate NSW1024214 ecotype Mountain lineage chromosome 1, Tspe_v1, whole genome shotgun sequence and contains these coding sequences:
- the LOC122658389 gene encoding cytochrome P450 86A1-like, which codes for MDTSLLCFVVTAALSAYLIWFYLLARTLSGPKAWPVVGSLPGLIANRSRIHDWIADNLRRTGGSVTYQTSILPLPFVARRLGFYTVTCHPKNIEHILRTRFENYPKGPTLQTAFDDLLGQGIFNSDGHTWLIQRKTAALEFTTRTLRQAMARWVNRTIESRLWPILAKATTDNSPVDLQDLLLRLTFDNICGLTFGKDPETLSPELPDNPFSVAFDSATEATMQRLLYPSLFWRLKKALGIGSEKVLKESLRIVENYMMEAIIARKEAPSDDLLSRFLEKKDIDGNFFPSSVLSFIALNFVLAGRDTSSVALSWFFWLLMSHPLVEEKIINEISTVLRKTRGEDQHKWVEEPLGFDEVDQLVYLKAALSETLRLYPSVPEDSKYVLSDDFLPDGTVVPAGSTITYSIYSVGRMKAIWGDDCLEFRPERWISSDGDRYETPKEGYKYVAFNAGPRTCLGKDLAYLQMKSVAAAILIRHRLSLVPGHRVEQKMSLTLFMKNGMRVNVHQRNLEGDSGSVTSST